Proteins from one Microbacterium proteolyticum genomic window:
- a CDS encoding DUF4012 domain-containing protein, which produces MGDNLRRHNRSRATSGTGAEDAAIAESDAAPVTEPGETAPRRGRVWPWVLGCAFGLIGGAAAVAGILGATLAVQAVEVRDDLLAAKATLGRLGSLVEAKDEAGLQAAADDVSVRTARAAQTVQSPLWQKASEIPVVGANIDAVSRVTRAVDILVRDALPPGIQMISDLDIKKLALEGGGFDLQPFQQAQASIPVVSQAFTAAKAETDGIQSDQLLDAVAGPVGEIRDVIDRTAPTLDVVNRYLPTLLSMAGGEGSKTYLIIFQNNAEIRATGGNPAASIIMKVDQGKFELLDQASSATFYQEGTAGQQFSDIPGDALALYPATFARYSQDYTMTPDFPTTVQLFQDLWTRTNGERFDGVISIDPVVLSHMLAVAGPVDVAGEQISSDNAVKLLLSDAYERFPNGTDSDRFFSEVSRAVFSHLTSGKWDPAKMLDALTQSADEQRLYLSFTDEAAQRLSTELGLDGALHADNTTATQVGTYLNDYSVGKLEYHLAQSVSATCDASARTITTTTTLTNSIPNSVTTSYVLGGRNRNLGLPRTSMLMDVVFFAPPGGQIVSTDPGTSELSGFDRSGSQDGNSALSRLIILPQGQSRTVSSTVHLPDGPLGPLQLRHTPTASDTPVTIDASCDALFPAAG; this is translated from the coding sequence ATGGGTGACAACCTGCGCCGCCACAACCGAAGCCGAGCTACGAGCGGGACAGGCGCCGAGGATGCCGCGATCGCGGAGTCCGACGCAGCCCCTGTGACCGAGCCCGGCGAGACCGCACCTCGTCGCGGTCGCGTCTGGCCCTGGGTGCTGGGCTGTGCGTTCGGCCTGATCGGGGGAGCGGCCGCCGTAGCCGGCATCCTCGGCGCGACGCTGGCCGTGCAGGCCGTCGAGGTCCGCGACGATCTCCTGGCGGCCAAGGCGACGCTCGGGCGACTCGGCTCGCTGGTCGAGGCGAAGGATGAGGCCGGTCTCCAGGCCGCCGCCGACGATGTGAGCGTCCGGACGGCCCGGGCGGCTCAGACGGTCCAGAGTCCGTTGTGGCAGAAGGCATCCGAGATCCCCGTCGTGGGGGCCAACATCGACGCCGTCTCGCGCGTCACGCGCGCGGTGGACATCCTCGTGCGCGACGCCCTCCCCCCGGGCATCCAGATGATCTCCGACCTCGACATCAAGAAGCTCGCGCTCGAGGGCGGGGGCTTCGATCTGCAGCCGTTCCAGCAGGCGCAGGCGTCGATCCCCGTGGTGTCGCAGGCGTTCACCGCGGCCAAGGCCGAGACCGACGGCATCCAGTCCGACCAGCTCCTGGATGCCGTCGCCGGACCCGTGGGAGAGATCCGGGATGTCATCGACCGCACGGCGCCCACCCTCGACGTCGTGAACCGGTACCTGCCGACGCTGCTCAGCATGGCCGGTGGCGAGGGGAGCAAGACCTACCTCATCATCTTCCAGAACAACGCGGAGATCCGCGCGACCGGCGGCAACCCGGCGGCGAGCATCATCATGAAGGTCGACCAGGGCAAGTTCGAGCTGCTCGATCAGGCCAGCTCCGCGACCTTCTACCAGGAGGGCACGGCGGGTCAGCAGTTCAGCGACATCCCCGGCGACGCGCTCGCGCTGTACCCGGCGACCTTCGCGCGCTACTCGCAGGACTACACGATGACGCCGGACTTCCCGACGACCGTGCAGCTGTTCCAGGACCTGTGGACGCGCACCAACGGCGAGAGGTTCGACGGCGTCATCTCCATCGACCCCGTCGTCCTGTCGCACATGCTGGCGGTCGCCGGCCCGGTCGACGTCGCGGGGGAGCAGATCTCGAGCGACAACGCCGTGAAGCTGCTCCTGAGCGACGCCTACGAACGATTCCCGAACGGGACGGACTCGGACAGGTTCTTCTCCGAGGTTTCGCGCGCGGTGTTCTCGCACCTGACGTCGGGCAAATGGGACCCGGCGAAGATGCTGGATGCGCTGACGCAGTCCGCCGACGAGCAGCGCCTGTACCTGTCGTTCACGGACGAGGCCGCACAGCGACTCTCGACCGAGTTGGGCCTGGACGGCGCGCTGCACGCCGACAACACGACGGCGACCCAGGTGGGCACGTACCTGAACGACTACTCCGTCGGGAAGCTCGAGTACCACCTCGCGCAGTCCGTCTCCGCGACATGCGACGCATCCGCGCGGACGATCACGACGACCACCACGTTGACGAATTCGATCCCGAACAGCGTCACGACGTCATATGTGCTCGGCGGGCGCAACCGGAACCTCGGGCTGCCGCGTACGTCGATGCTGATGGATGTGGTCTTCTTCGCTCCCCCCGGCGGTCAGATCGTCTCGACAGACCCCGGGACGAGCGAGTTGTCCGGCTTCGACCGTTCGGGTTCGCAGGACGGCAACAGCGCCCTGAGCCGATTGATCATCCTTCCTCAGGGCCAGTCCCGAACGGTCTCCTCGACCGTGCACCTTCCGGACGGTCCCCTCGGACCCCTGCAGCTGCGGCACACGCCCACCGCGTCGGACACGCCGGTCACGATCGACGCATCGTGCGACGCGCTGTTCCCCGCCGCCGGATGA
- a CDS encoding glycosyltransferase, which yields MKILFLVPKFSGGGAEFVARQWMEYLSAQGEEVIVATTNLKKDDPRPDDIRVESVAGSAVTSVRRLRALIARERPDVVMALMPYWNLLAVTATRGLRPRPRVIISGRNMATHLRGSFGLSYRIKQTLARWTYRWADEFVAISHPVAGEAIALYRLAPEKVSVVLNPSLKADTDQIARVVDDEKPLALVAPARLVHQKRPHLLIETAAACRDRHGMEVEAHFFGVGPLSDQIAELAAERGVTAHLHGWTANWSESLPPNAIVVLPSLSEGFGNVLVEAARVGVPSVVTSRALGVADAIVPGVTGVLVAGDSPAEFADGVLEAASIAPTSYQGWLDTFTKERSGEALRRRIHSLVNAG from the coding sequence GTGAAGATCCTCTTCCTGGTTCCGAAATTCAGCGGTGGTGGAGCCGAGTTCGTCGCCCGCCAGTGGATGGAGTACCTCTCCGCCCAGGGCGAGGAGGTCATCGTTGCGACGACGAACCTCAAGAAGGACGACCCGCGGCCCGATGACATCCGTGTCGAGAGCGTCGCCGGTTCGGCTGTGACTTCTGTCCGGCGCCTTCGGGCGTTGATCGCCCGCGAACGTCCCGACGTGGTCATGGCACTCATGCCCTATTGGAACCTGCTCGCGGTCACCGCCACCCGCGGACTGCGTCCGCGTCCGCGCGTGATCATCAGCGGGCGGAACATGGCCACGCACCTCCGTGGGTCTTTCGGGCTCTCGTACCGCATCAAGCAGACGCTGGCTCGGTGGACGTACCGCTGGGCGGACGAGTTCGTCGCCATCTCGCATCCCGTCGCCGGCGAAGCGATCGCACTGTATCGGCTGGCCCCGGAGAAGGTGTCGGTCGTCTTGAATCCCTCTTTGAAGGCCGATACCGATCAGATCGCGCGTGTCGTGGACGACGAGAAACCCCTCGCGTTGGTCGCCCCGGCGCGACTCGTCCATCAGAAGCGCCCGCACCTCCTCATCGAGACCGCTGCGGCCTGCCGGGACCGGCACGGCATGGAGGTCGAAGCCCACTTCTTCGGGGTCGGTCCACTCTCGGACCAGATCGCCGAGCTCGCGGCTGAGCGCGGTGTCACGGCCCATCTGCACGGCTGGACCGCCAACTGGTCGGAGTCTCTTCCGCCGAACGCGATCGTCGTGCTGCCCTCTCTCTCCGAGGGTTTCGGCAACGTGCTCGTCGAGGCCGCGCGGGTGGGCGTGCCCAGCGTGGTGACCTCGCGCGCCCTGGGCGTCGCGGATGCGATCGTCCCGGGAGTCACGGGGGTCCTCGTCGCGGGGGACTCTCCGGCGGAGTTCGCAGATGGTGTGCTCGAGGCGGCATCCATCGCCCCGACCTCCTACCAGGGATGGCTCGACACCTTTACGAAGGAACGCAGCGGTGAGGCGTTGCGGCGCCGGATTCACTCGCTGGTGAACGCCGGATGA
- a CDS encoding glycosyltransferase, with the protein MIDISTAFAKPRPRLLLVASNGGHLEQLHRLSEGSDIAPDSQWVTFDTPQAHGLLDSSRTHYVPPVEQRDALGAIRAVPRLRRILASGRFDGVVSTGAAIAAPAFVAARTRGLPTLYIESVSRVEGPSVTGRLVYRSRLASTVWTQHEAWRTGRWEYHGSVLDRFESVPAEATESKPSLFVTLGTLRRYPFPRPVERLVEIGAVDERTIWQLGVTPAPDRLPGEVNDFFSSARFDAAALSAGVVVSHAGVGSVLRLIEMGVYPILVVRRSAHGEHIDDHQAQIARLLEQRNLAIVREADEITLDDLHAASARKIRPL; encoded by the coding sequence GTGATCGACATCTCGACGGCTTTCGCCAAGCCCCGCCCGCGTCTGCTCCTCGTGGCCTCGAACGGCGGGCACCTCGAACAGTTGCACCGGCTCTCGGAGGGCTCGGACATCGCCCCCGACTCACAATGGGTGACGTTCGACACACCGCAGGCGCACGGTCTCCTCGACTCGAGTCGAACGCACTACGTTCCCCCGGTCGAGCAGCGAGACGCTCTCGGCGCGATCCGAGCTGTACCGCGCCTGCGTCGCATCCTGGCATCCGGTCGGTTCGACGGTGTCGTCAGCACGGGGGCCGCGATCGCCGCTCCCGCGTTCGTCGCCGCCCGTACGAGGGGCCTGCCGACGCTCTACATCGAGAGCGTCTCCCGCGTCGAGGGCCCCTCGGTGACGGGGAGACTGGTCTACCGGTCACGCCTCGCGTCGACCGTCTGGACGCAGCACGAGGCCTGGCGCACGGGTCGGTGGGAGTACCACGGCTCCGTTCTCGACCGGTTCGAGTCCGTTCCCGCCGAAGCGACCGAGTCGAAGCCGAGCCTCTTCGTCACGCTCGGCACCCTGCGTCGATACCCCTTCCCCCGACCAGTGGAGCGCCTGGTGGAGATCGGCGCGGTCGACGAACGCACGATCTGGCAGCTCGGTGTCACCCCGGCACCGGACCGTCTCCCCGGTGAGGTCAACGACTTCTTCTCCAGCGCCCGCTTCGATGCAGCCGCGCTCTCGGCCGGAGTCGTGGTGAGCCACGCCGGGGTCGGGAGCGTGCTGCGCCTCATCGAGATGGGCGTGTATCCCATCCTCGTGGTCCGGCGCTCCGCCCACGGCGAGCACATCGACGATCACCAGGCGCAGATCGCTCGACTCCTCGAGCAACGCAACCTCGCCATCGTGCGGGAAGCGGACGAGATCACCCTCGACGATCTCCATGCCGCTTCGGCACGTAAGATCCGCCCGCTCTAG
- a CDS encoding polysaccharide pyruvyl transferase family protein, translated as MKIFVPLVGQHENIGDIVLRRELVEWLSPEGELHVYVGASTDAYDRSLELPSDAVVYRSVKAWGAALASALRGSRDVAYVYKPGEIQLTIAGLKEHVGLLPLVVATRARGGVVVRVGAGSRNFDTFPTAVLRSTLGLAHYTAWRDTRTARIMRRGEVMPDLGFGQIGRADGDKRERTRLTVTMRGDRDAPSSTWREAVRATADDLGLALTVVTQVERDEPLGAELAAEWDADYIAWTGRDHAEQEDAVRRVFDESALVVSDRLHALIVALTEGAAVSTVADGPTDKIQRHFDAAGVPIIAVDSAQATPDEIRRRLADAAGSRESQQEALGRAVEKLREVRDTVRTTLRRRR; from the coding sequence ATGAAGATCTTCGTTCCGCTCGTGGGTCAGCACGAGAACATCGGCGATATCGTCCTGCGTCGCGAGCTCGTCGAATGGCTCTCTCCCGAGGGCGAACTGCACGTGTACGTCGGAGCCTCCACGGACGCGTACGACCGGTCGCTGGAGCTCCCGTCGGACGCCGTCGTCTATCGGAGCGTCAAGGCGTGGGGAGCGGCTCTCGCCTCGGCACTCCGCGGAAGTCGCGACGTGGCCTACGTCTACAAGCCCGGCGAGATCCAGCTGACGATCGCCGGCCTCAAAGAGCACGTCGGGCTCCTGCCCCTGGTTGTGGCGACCCGCGCCCGCGGCGGTGTGGTGGTGCGGGTCGGCGCCGGGTCACGCAACTTCGACACGTTCCCCACCGCGGTACTGCGCTCGACCCTCGGGCTTGCCCACTACACCGCGTGGCGCGACACCCGCACCGCCCGCATCATGCGCCGCGGCGAGGTCATGCCCGACCTCGGCTTCGGCCAGATCGGGCGCGCCGATGGCGACAAGCGGGAGCGCACGCGTCTCACCGTCACGATGCGCGGCGACCGAGACGCCCCGTCATCGACGTGGCGAGAGGCTGTCCGTGCCACGGCCGACGACCTCGGCCTGGCCCTCACCGTGGTGACGCAGGTGGAGCGGGACGAGCCCCTGGGCGCGGAGCTGGCCGCCGAGTGGGATGCCGATTACATCGCCTGGACCGGCCGCGATCACGCGGAACAGGAGGACGCGGTGCGCCGCGTTTTCGATGAGTCGGCGCTCGTCGTCAGCGACCGGTTGCACGCGTTGATCGTCGCTCTGACCGAAGGCGCCGCGGTCAGCACCGTGGCGGACGGCCCGACCGACAAGATCCAACGGCACTTCGACGCGGCGGGCGTTCCCATCATCGCCGTCGACTCCGCTCAGGCGACGCCCGATGAGATCCGACGCCGACTGGCGGATGCCGCCGGCTCGCGGGAGTCTCAGCAGGAAGCGCTCGGCCGCGCCGTGGAGAAGCTGCGCGAGGTCCGCGACACAGTCCGCACGACACTGAGGAGACGACGGTGA
- the murJ gene encoding murein biosynthesis integral membrane protein MurJ, which yields MSGGTGRTVLSASTATLISRIIGFVRNLSLAAALGTGIVSDSYNLANQVPNQIFLLLGGGTIAAVFLPQITRLATRSREDADRYGTVLLLGSAAFGLVISGVALAFAPQVVSALGGSAWGTSQRELTIALFLWCTPQIAAYAVFSVASQLMNARGKFTLVSWLPAVSSLSVIAGSAIVIVNGTVNGNDPTSVSPELITVLGATTLGGTIVQLTALLILLRRVGFRARLRGGIRGLGLRIAVRTGVLSVASAMCYQATNLLTAAWTAQAGTTASEQGFEGFGYSAFFFAMALISVVQGIAGSSLSSILLQRMAKHFGTGDVRAAHGELDDALLRLSSFIIPVASIMIACGPAIGEILFARGQTSPSAARMIGVTVAILATGLLPYSLHALLIRPFYANHDGLRPLLSSITVNAIWAIGAVLAFFLLPAPLVLFGMALTFAISYWADLPIKMIWLRRRLDYRVEDARRGAMLRGVIVGAILTVVIGAPGWYALFVFDLPTWAALIVAAVQATLLIAVYTLAVRRSLVSPIALLRWLRK from the coding sequence ATGAGCGGAGGAACGGGCCGTACCGTCCTCAGCGCATCGACCGCGACCCTGATCTCCAGAATCATCGGATTCGTCCGCAACCTGAGTCTCGCGGCGGCGCTCGGCACCGGCATCGTGTCGGATTCCTACAACCTGGCCAACCAGGTGCCGAACCAGATCTTCCTCCTGCTAGGCGGGGGCACCATCGCCGCGGTGTTCCTGCCGCAGATCACGCGCCTGGCGACCCGGTCCCGCGAGGACGCGGATCGCTACGGCACGGTCCTTCTGTTGGGCTCGGCGGCTTTCGGCCTCGTCATCAGCGGCGTTGCGCTCGCGTTCGCACCGCAGGTGGTCAGTGCGCTGGGCGGCAGTGCCTGGGGAACCTCCCAGCGAGAGCTGACGATCGCTCTTTTCCTGTGGTGCACACCGCAGATCGCCGCGTACGCAGTTTTCAGCGTTGCGTCTCAGTTGATGAACGCCCGCGGCAAGTTCACGCTGGTGAGCTGGCTTCCCGCGGTGTCGAGCCTGAGTGTCATCGCGGGTAGCGCGATCGTGATCGTCAACGGCACGGTCAACGGCAACGATCCCACCAGCGTCTCCCCGGAGCTGATCACCGTGCTGGGTGCCACCACGCTCGGCGGAACAATCGTTCAGTTGACCGCGCTCCTCATCCTGCTGCGGAGGGTCGGATTCCGTGCTCGTCTGCGGGGCGGCATCCGAGGCCTGGGACTACGCATCGCCGTGCGCACGGGCGTGCTGAGCGTGGCATCCGCCATGTGCTACCAAGCAACGAACCTCCTGACTGCCGCATGGACGGCACAGGCTGGCACCACGGCCTCAGAACAGGGCTTCGAGGGCTTCGGTTATTCCGCATTCTTCTTCGCCATGGCGCTCATCTCCGTGGTCCAGGGAATCGCCGGATCCAGTCTGTCGTCGATCCTGCTCCAGCGGATGGCGAAGCACTTCGGCACCGGTGACGTCCGAGCCGCCCACGGCGAGTTGGACGACGCCCTCCTGCGTCTGTCGTCCTTCATCATCCCCGTCGCCAGCATCATGATCGCCTGCGGACCCGCGATCGGCGAGATCCTGTTCGCGCGCGGCCAGACCTCTCCGTCGGCGGCACGCATGATCGGTGTCACTGTGGCGATCCTCGCCACCGGCCTGCTCCCCTACTCCCTCCATGCCCTGCTGATCCGGCCTTTCTACGCCAACCACGACGGGCTGCGCCCGTTGCTCAGCAGCATCACGGTCAACGCGATCTGGGCCATCGGCGCGGTTCTGGCCTTCTTCCTCCTCCCCGCGCCGCTCGTGCTCTTCGGGATGGCCCTGACATTCGCGATCTCCTACTGGGCGGACCTGCCGATCAAGATGATCTGGCTTCGCCGCCGCCTCGACTACCGGGTGGAGGATGCGCGCCGCGGAGCGATGCTGCGTGGCGTCATCGTGGGCGCGATCCTGACCGTCGTCATCGGAGCCCCCGGCTGGTACGCGCTTTTCGTCTTCGACCTGCCGACCTGGGCCGCCCTCATCGTCGCTGCGGTCCAAGCGACGCTCCTCATCGCCGTCTACACGCTCGCCGTCCGCCGTTCGCTCGTCTCACCCATCGCCCTGCTGCGATGGCTCCGCAAGTAA
- a CDS encoding nucleotidyltransferase family protein — translation MAEHRSFPLATSIELAHAWTSWLLEQEGIRALFVKGPGLAHHGLRQPRVSSDVDVLVSPAEVNRFVEALRRNGWTERQERSERAIYVAHSVTLVHESWPCDIDVHRMFPGFLADPQETFDTLWARRVELTLAHREVPVPDRLGSLLIASLHALRSRSTDPRHSRELDYLLTRVSLSEDERLDLSSLAISTGCDRTLRTVLTALDVPGPADPADSRGDAAALREWELRVAAGASTGYMWLTMLRRQHGLSVLRTARSAIWPSRAELLRMRPDAVDSVLGRLRARTDRLVMGLPGAVSAARLWLSTRRSEPGD, via the coding sequence ATGGCTGAGCACCGATCGTTCCCCCTCGCGACGAGCATCGAGCTCGCCCACGCCTGGACGTCGTGGCTGCTCGAGCAGGAAGGCATCCGGGCCCTGTTCGTCAAAGGACCCGGCCTCGCCCATCACGGTCTTCGCCAGCCCCGGGTCTCTTCCGACGTGGATGTCCTCGTCTCGCCGGCCGAGGTGAACCGATTCGTCGAAGCTCTGCGTCGCAACGGATGGACCGAACGACAGGAACGCAGCGAACGCGCGATCTACGTCGCGCACTCGGTCACGCTCGTCCACGAGAGCTGGCCGTGCGACATCGACGTGCACCGCATGTTCCCCGGCTTCCTCGCCGACCCCCAAGAGACTTTCGACACCCTCTGGGCCAGACGTGTCGAGCTCACCCTCGCCCACCGGGAGGTCCCCGTTCCCGACCGGCTGGGCAGTCTGCTGATCGCGAGCCTCCACGCGTTGCGCAGCCGGAGCACCGACCCCCGACACAGTCGCGAGCTGGACTATCTCCTCACCCGCGTCTCGCTCAGCGAGGACGAGCGCCTCGACCTCTCCTCGTTGGCGATCTCGACGGGATGCGACCGCACCCTGCGAACCGTGTTGACCGCGCTCGATGTCCCTGGACCCGCCGACCCGGCGGACTCGCGTGGTGACGCGGCGGCGCTTCGAGAGTGGGAGCTCCGCGTGGCGGCGGGAGCGAGCACGGGCTACATGTGGCTGACGATGTTGCGCCGTCAGCACGGGCTCTCCGTCCTACGCACGGCACGCTCGGCGATCTGGCCGAGCCGTGCGGAACTGTTGCGGATGCGCCCCGATGCGGTGGACTCGGTTCTCGGACGCCTTCGGGCCCGCACGGATCGGTTGGTCATGGGGTTGCCCGGCGCCGTCTCAGCCGCCCGCCTGTGGTTGTCCACACGCCGTTCCGAGCCGGGCGACTGA
- the lepB gene encoding signal peptidase I: MPRDTGTPSGVRPRWRRAVASPWFHLLLALIVLALIQAFVVKVYRIPSASMEPTLDVGDRILVARLAYVGAAPEDGDVVVFTASAQWDAAEGRTSTPSFLGWIGDVIGFGPSNAHTLVKRVVATEGETVRCCDTEGRILVDDEPVPAPYPDEDYPFEPGVQDCTTRPVSARCFPSITVPSRSLLVLGDNRSDSADSVIACRNRPDARGDECARFVDLDDVVGPAFLRLWPLDRVGPVSG; encoded by the coding sequence GTGCCCCGTGACACCGGGACGCCCTCGGGAGTGCGGCCCCGGTGGCGCCGGGCCGTCGCCTCGCCGTGGTTCCATCTGCTCCTCGCGCTGATCGTCCTCGCACTGATCCAGGCCTTCGTCGTCAAGGTGTATCGCATCCCCAGCGCCTCGATGGAGCCCACGCTCGATGTCGGAGATCGCATCCTGGTGGCCCGGCTCGCCTACGTCGGAGCCGCCCCCGAGGACGGCGACGTCGTCGTGTTCACTGCGAGCGCGCAGTGGGATGCCGCTGAAGGTCGCACCTCGACGCCCAGCTTCCTCGGCTGGATCGGAGACGTCATCGGTTTCGGCCCCTCGAACGCCCACACGCTGGTCAAGCGAGTCGTGGCGACCGAAGGAGAGACCGTCCGCTGTTGCGACACCGAAGGTCGCATCCTGGTGGACGACGAGCCGGTGCCCGCTCCCTACCCGGACGAGGACTACCCCTTCGAGCCAGGTGTTCAGGACTGCACCACCCGGCCGGTCTCCGCTCGCTGCTTCCCTTCGATCACGGTACCGTCGCGAAGTCTTCTGGTGCTGGGCGACAACCGCTCGGACTCGGCGGACTCCGTGATCGCGTGCAGGAACAGACCGGACGCGCGGGGCGACGAGTGCGCGAGGTTCGTCGACCTCGATGATGTCGTCGGCCCCGCGTTCCTCCGCCTGTGGCCGCTCGATCGTGTGGGGCCGGTTTCGGGATGA
- a CDS encoding O-antigen ligase family protein, with protein MTLLLIVAAVAGLILIFILPRRVLPPLALIVLVLVPVGYMDLSRTIGRYYTPALIIILVWALRLIFAKKEERIPGRPSAAGVLWLPVLGLLAISTIASSNATLSLSWIATVVVAAILPYYLGRSRAEGVWRGSQIVYVLIAVFLGALAASDYFFGINPWTSLFSYDVNEKVWSVFRTRTSLGHPLVTATVASVCTMVALFGQRIPRVLRVAGLIGGGVALVLAVSRTSVLAVALGVAVGCLVLLFGPSAESGKSRRLPGFLLLIAGVGFLLVVTNSPLLAERNESTGGVASSMYREESTGVALSMIAKNWFIGTGPGTAPTQFAAVYDGPLENSALQLFLSLGVPLASMALLAVAILVARLALRGEATLAAGLLAFAVSLVGFSAIDVNPAMLVLLSPLLYRAGQVLSGVDKRASEIALAQPKPAARLGLY; from the coding sequence ATGACGCTACTGCTGATCGTCGCGGCGGTTGCCGGTCTCATCCTGATATTCATCCTTCCGCGCCGTGTTCTCCCTCCGCTCGCGCTCATCGTGCTCGTCCTGGTGCCGGTCGGGTACATGGACCTGTCGCGGACCATCGGCCGCTACTACACCCCGGCGTTGATCATCATCCTCGTCTGGGCATTGCGCCTCATCTTCGCCAAGAAGGAGGAGCGCATCCCCGGTCGACCGTCGGCGGCCGGTGTCCTGTGGCTGCCCGTCCTCGGGCTTCTCGCGATATCCACCATCGCGAGCTCGAATGCGACGCTCTCCCTGAGCTGGATCGCCACCGTGGTGGTCGCCGCGATCCTCCCGTACTACCTCGGCCGCAGCCGAGCCGAAGGCGTCTGGCGCGGTTCGCAGATCGTCTACGTGCTCATCGCCGTGTTCCTGGGCGCGTTGGCTGCCAGCGACTACTTCTTCGGTATCAACCCGTGGACGTCGCTGTTCTCCTACGACGTCAACGAGAAGGTCTGGTCGGTGTTCCGCACGAGGACGAGCCTCGGTCACCCGTTGGTCACGGCCACCGTCGCCAGCGTGTGCACCATGGTCGCCCTGTTCGGACAGCGCATCCCGCGTGTTCTGCGGGTCGCGGGTCTCATCGGCGGTGGCGTCGCGCTCGTGCTCGCCGTCTCCCGGACCAGTGTCCTCGCGGTCGCCCTCGGTGTCGCCGTCGGGTGCCTCGTGCTTCTGTTCGGTCCGAGCGCCGAGTCGGGGAAGTCGCGGCGGTTGCCTGGTTTCCTGCTCTTGATCGCCGGCGTCGGATTCCTGCTCGTCGTGACGAACTCGCCCCTCCTCGCCGAGCGCAACGAGTCGACCGGTGGCGTCGCGTCCAGCATGTATCGCGAGGAGTCCACCGGGGTCGCGCTGTCGATGATCGCCAAGAACTGGTTCATCGGCACCGGTCCGGGAACGGCGCCCACACAGTTCGCCGCGGTGTACGACGGCCCGCTCGAGAACTCTGCGCTGCAACTGTTCCTGTCGCTGGGTGTGCCGCTTGCGTCGATGGCGTTGCTGGCCGTCGCGATCCTGGTCGCACGCCTCGCGCTCCGCGGCGAGGCGACCCTGGCCGCCGGCTTGCTCGCGTTCGCGGTCAGCCTCGTGGGGTTCAGCGCGATCGACGTCAACCCGGCCATGCTGGTGCTTCTGTCGCCTCTGCTCTACCGGGCGGGACAGGTGCTCAGCGGCGTCGACAAGCGGGCGTCCGAAATCGCCCTCGCCCAGCCGAAACCTGCCGCCCGGCTGGGGCTCTACTGA
- a CDS encoding glycosyltransferase family 4 protein — protein MPTRLLIEQFDPVRPKPGGIDTCIRGLVKFAPEDEIIRIAGVDAIGDKPLGKWQEYEIGGRTFQFMALTRLDHANLTRRIPHSVRLAQGLRKYLPKADADIVQTHRVNVGDVALRHFRGVPHVQFMHSSGDANLKLGSVSFFRRARGFYRFLERRVVKHSRAVVIFSRDGAERLQAFSDNVHFSPTWYDPTEFFPAERESDIKRRVLWACRIEPAKNPELALDAFARTPEDFHLTVAGSGTLEARMRERAAELGLTDRVDFRGAVPKGSVGNLMREHDLLLMSSRFEGFSRSIVEALGTGLPVATTPGGEPNGLVVEGSNGARAAEAENPAQLADAIVRAAELSAADAATSVRDLSAAIIVPNLLSK, from the coding sequence ATGCCCACTCGCCTCCTCATCGAACAGTTCGACCCGGTACGACCCAAGCCGGGCGGGATCGACACCTGCATCCGCGGACTCGTGAAATTCGCCCCCGAGGACGAGATCATCCGCATCGCCGGAGTGGATGCCATCGGCGACAAGCCGCTCGGAAAGTGGCAGGAGTACGAGATCGGGGGGCGGACGTTCCAGTTCATGGCTCTGACCCGGCTCGATCATGCCAACCTCACCCGTCGCATTCCCCACTCGGTCCGGCTGGCCCAGGGACTGCGGAAGTATCTCCCCAAAGCCGATGCGGACATCGTTCAGACGCACCGCGTCAACGTCGGTGATGTGGCGCTGCGCCACTTCCGCGGCGTCCCGCATGTGCAGTTCATGCACAGTAGCGGCGATGCGAACCTGAAGCTGGGAAGCGTCTCGTTCTTCCGGCGGGCGCGGGGCTTCTACCGCTTCCTCGAGCGACGCGTCGTCAAGCATTCGCGTGCCGTGGTCATCTTCAGCCGTGACGGCGCCGAGCGTCTGCAGGCGTTCTCGGACAACGTCCACTTCTCGCCCACCTGGTACGACCCCACCGAATTCTTCCCGGCCGAGCGCGAGAGCGACATCAAGCGTCGGGTGCTGTGGGCGTGCCGGATCGAACCGGCGAAGAATCCCGAACTGGCGCTCGACGCATTCGCCCGGACCCCGGAAGACTTCCACCTCACCGTCGCCGGTAGCGGCACGCTCGAGGCTCGCATGCGCGAGCGGGCAGCTGAGCTCGGTCTCACCGACCGCGTCGACTTCCGCGGCGCCGTTCCCAAGGGGAGTGTCGGGAACCTCATGCGCGAGCACGATCTGCTCTTGATGAGCTCTCGCTTCGAGGGATTCTCCCGCTCGATCGTCGAGGCTCTGGGCACTGGGCTCCCCGTGGCGACGACCCCCGGCGGGGAGCCGAACGGACTCGTCGTCGAGGGATCCAACGGCGCGCGCGCCGCCGAGGCCGAGAACCCGGCGCAACTCGCCGACGCCATCGTCCGCGCCGCCGAGCTCTCCGCAGCGGATGCCGCGACGTCGGTGCGCGACCTGTCGGCCGCCATCATCGTGCCCAACCTGCTGTCGAAGTGA